GAATGTGCCCCGGCCCGCTATACTCGCGCGCATGGAAGACCTGATTCAGGGACGCCTGGGAGGCGCGGACGGTTACGACATCCGCTGCGCCATCGACGGCGACAAGATTGCGGGCCGCGCCGGCGGCAAGCTTTACGGCAAGGACCTCGAACTCGAAATCACAGATCGCGGCGTGCGCGGCAGCGTGGGCGACGAGAGCCTGAGCATCGAACTTGAGGGCGGCGAGCTGCGTGGTCACGTTGGCTCGCAGAAACTGGTGCTGCGCGGGGTGGACCGGGTGACTGGCTTCCTTGGGCAGCCTATCGTCGGCTGGAATATCGTCGCGCAGCAGCAGGGCGAAACCCTCAGCGGTCAGCTCGGCTCCACCGTGCTCGGACGCGGCTTCGAGTTGCAGCTCGGCTCGGCGCCCGGCTGGGTGGGCACGCTGGTGGCGGTGGTGGCCTTCTACGCCTTGGAGCCCCGCGCCAGCTTCGGCGCCTGACCCCCCTCTCAGCAGGGCTGCCCCCGAGTGGGGCGGCTTTTTTTGGTCTTTGCCCGTCCCAGGCCGCCCGTATCCTGACCCAAAAGCGCGCTCCCCCGCCGCAGGGACGGGGGAAGCGATGAAAGCGCGCGAGCGCCGCGGGCGCTCTGGGGACCTGTGACCCTTAGCCGATCACGCGGCGGGCGCCGAGGTAGCGGCTGGCCCAGTAGGGGTTGCCGAAGAGGGGCTCGACGACCGTGCGCCCGTAGTAGGAGTTGGCGTTGGCCATCATGCCGTTGCCGAGGTAGACGCCGACGTGGCTCACGCCGCGCCCGGTGGTGTTGAAAAACACCAGGTCACCGGCTTGCAGGTTGCGGCTGCTCACGGCGTAGCCCATGCCCCACTGCCCGGCCGCCGTGCGCGGCAGCCGCACGCCGAGCTGCTGGAAGACGCGCATGGTGTAGCCGCTGCAATCGATGCCGCCGGCCCCCGTGCCGCCCAGCGCGTAGCGAATGCCGAGATAGCGGGTGGCGGCGGTGTTGACGTAGGCGCCGCCAGCGGTCTTCGCGGCGGGGCGGGCCGCCTGCGCGGGCGCGGCCTTGGCGAAGGTGGACCCTGCACCGAGGTTGAGCCTCTGCCCCACCTCGATGGTGGTGCTGCGAAGCCCGTTCAGACGCATCAGCGTGGCGGTCTCGAGTCCGTTGGCCGTGGCGATCTTGAACAGGGTATCGCCGGCTTTGACGGTGTAGGTGGCGGCTCCAGCGGTGGTCAGGCTCAGTGCGGAGAGGGTGGCAAGGACACGGGCGGCTTTCATCGACAACGAAAGCTTAACCCAAAAGCTTTTATTTGCCCTTAATCCATGAAGCAAACCGGTGATTTTATGCGCCTATACGCCGTATATGCGGACTTTTAGACCGCATAACTCGATGAATACGGCCATTTTGCTCAGCGTTCTCAGAAAATGACTCATTTCTGAATCGGACAGGAAAACCACCGTTCTGGCGGGCTTTCAACGGTCTTCATGGAAATTTAGCTTCCACATTTTTCTCATGTCATGGACCGGGGCGGATTGGTGGCTGCGGAGCCTATACTTTCGCCAATTCGCGGCCCCGTGCGCGGAAGGCCACCTCACCTGTCCCGCTTCCCTTTTTCCAGCCGTGTGGAGGACCCATGAAGGAAAAGATGTCGACCGAGCAGCTGCTGCTGGGGCTCAAGCACTACCGCCGGATCGCGCGTCAGGACATGCTGCGCGCGAGTGAGACGCCCCACCCGGACGCTTTTCTCAAGCACGCCGAGGCGCGGCGCGAGATCTATGCGGCGCTGGGCGACTATGCCGGCGCGCATGCCCCGGAAGACGTGGTGACGCATGCCCTGGAGCTTTACCGGCAGCTGCCCTTCGTCACCGGCAGCGCCGAGCATGAATACCCGGAGGTCAAGGGCCACGAAAATGCCCTGGAAAACTTCTTCCTGCTTGTCGGCCTTGACCCCAAGACCCGGCGCGAGGCCCGCTCCAAGCGGCCCAAGCTCGCTGAGGTCACCTCCAGCGAGCAGCCCGCAGGCACCCAGGCCTGAGGCTGGGACGACCCTGGCCGCTCAACTGCAACTCTTGACGCCGCGCCCCCCTCTGGTGCGGCGTTAGCCTGGGCGGGTGACCTCTCCTTCTGCCTCCTTCCCCGGCCCCGAGCGGGCAGGGGGAGACGTGGCCGCGCTGCGGGAGCTCGAACTCCGGAACAAGGGCTGCGTGGCCTGCCGCCTGCGCGCCGGCTGCGCGCGGGTTGTGGTGGCCGACGGTGATCCGCGCGCTTCCCTGGTGATCGTGGGTGAGGGGCCCGGCAGCGAGGAAGACCTTGATGGGCGACCCTTTGTCGGACCGGCGGGGCAACTGCTTGACCGCATCCTGGAAGCGGCGGGCGTGCGGCGCGAGGAGGCGTACCTCACGAATATCGTCAAGTGCCGCGCGCCGCACCACCGCTCTCCCCGGGTGGACGAGGTGCAGACCTGCACGCGGCTGTGGCTGGAGCCGCAACTCGCGCGGCTGCGGCCCCGCGTGATCCTCGCGCTCGGGAACACAGCGGCGCAGTTTCTGCTGGGCACCGAGCAGGGCGTGACCCGCATTCGGGGCCAGTGGTTCCGTTCCCGGCACGTGGACGCCGAGGGCGGAACCTACGAGGCGCTGCTGATGCCGATGCTGCACCCCGCCTACTTGTTGCGAAACCCGGCGCGGGCCCTCGGCGGGCCCAAGAGCCTCACCTGGCGCGACATCCGCGAGGCAGCGGCGGTGCTGCGCGGGGAAAAGGAGCCGGCGGCGGTGCGCGGCCTACCGGAAGCAGTGCCGGGCGGGCTGTTCGGACCGGGGGAGGCGTGAACCCTAAGCTTAAGGTTATGGGCTCTGAGCGAAGGCCTTGCCACCTCAGAGCCCACTCCCCCACCGGCCCCGCTCACTCTCATCCAATGCTCTAGGATAACGCCCGATGCGCTCTCCCTTTACCCGCACGCCCCTGCCCCGCGCGGTGCTGCTGCGCCTGGAGTCCGGACGGGTGGTCGTGCTGAGCGTGCTGCTCGGGGCGCTCGTGGGGGGGCTGTGTATCCTGCTGCGGCGGCTGCTCGGGTGGCTCGCGCCGATTGGTCCCACGCTCGCCGGCTACGCGCCGCCCGGCACGCCGGGTGAGGGGGGGCTGCTGATCGCCTTCGGGCAGCCCTCGCCGTGGCTGCTGCTCACGCTGCCCCTGTTCGGCGCGGCGTATGCCTGGCTGGTGCCCGCCGAGCCGGGCGGGGCCTTCGGGCAGCTCGTGCGCGGCTACCACCGCCGCGAGGGCTGGCCGGACCCGCGCGAGCAGGCGCGCACCCTCGGCGGCACGCTGCTCGCCTACCTCGGCGGGCTGCTGATCGGGCGCGACTCGCTCTTTACCCTGATCGGGCAGCTCGGCACCCGGCTGCTCGGGCGGGTCACCCGGCTCGACGCGGTGGAGACCCGTTCGCTGATGCTCGCGGGGGCGGCGGCGGGCCTGGGGGCGGTCTTGCACGCGCCCCTCGCGGCGGCGGTCCTGATCACCGAGGTGCTCTACCGCCGCTTCGAGTTCGAGTTCGAGGTGCTGATGCCCTGCGTTCTGGCGTCGGTGGCGGCCTACGCGGTGTACGGGGTGGCCTTCGGCTTCGGGCCGCTGCTCGACCCCGGCGTGATCGGGCTGCCCGCACCCGCGCAATTGCCGGCGCTCGGCCTGCTCACGCTGCTCGTGACCCTGGCGGGCTGGCTGCTGCTGCATGCCTGCCGCCTGCCGCCCAAGACGCTGACCGATGGTCGCTGGCGCCCGGCACTGGGGGCCGGCTTCGGGCTGGTCACCGCGGTGATCGCCCTGTGGGGCACCCCGGCAGTCCTCGGTGACGGCAGCGGCTGGACCCAAGTGGGGCTGACCGGCTTTCTCGGCCCAGAGGCCGGCGCGCAGGGGCTGTGGCGCTGGGTGCTGCTCGCGCTCGGCGCCCGCCTCGCCTTCGGGGGCGGGGTGCTGCCCTCGCTCGGCATCGGCGGACTGCTCGGGGTGGGGCTCGCGGGCTGGCTCGGCACCGACCCGGCGCTCTCGGGACTGATTGGCGCAGTGGCCTTTCTCACCGTCACCCTTAATGTCCCGGTGGGCGCGACGCTGCTCGCCGCCGCCTGGGGAGGCGACGCGGCGCTGCCCCTCGCGCTCGTGGCGGCCGGGCTCGCGCACAGCCTGAGTGGAGAACCCGGCATCGTCCCCGGTCAGGTGCGCTCGCGGGCCGAGGGAGCGCGGGGCGGCTCGCCCTTGCCGGCCCTGCCTGACACCGTGCGCGCCCTGCCGCGCCTGCCCGCCCCCACGCCCGGCGTTCCCTACGAGGTGAGCGCCGAGGGGTCGGGTGACGCCCGCGAGCTCTACCGCCGCGCCGTGCCTCGCAGCTGGCAGGGTGCGAGGCTGCGGCTGCTCGCGCTGCCGCCCGGTGTCGAAGTCGTAGGCGTCGTGCGCGGCGGCGAGATCCGGCTGCCGCGCCCCGAACTGCGCCTCACCGACGACGACGAACTCGTCTTTCTCGCCCGCCCCGACGCCTACGCCGCGCTCGAAGGGGTGCTGCGCCTGCCAGGTTCCTGAAGCCGGGCGGGGCTTGCCTTCTCCCAGGAACTGGACCACCATTCTCACTTCCTGATATCGGATACTGATACCGGTATGGACCCCAACCTCTTCAAGGGCAACCTCGACCTGATCCTTTTGAGCGTGCTGGAGCGGGAAGCGGGCTACGGCCAGGACATCGCCAAGCGGGTGGACGCACTGACGGGAGGCGAGATTCGGCTCAACGCGGGTAGCCTCTACCCGGCGCTGCACCGGCTGGAGCGCGCGGGTTTCCTGCTCGCGGGAAGCGTGACTCCGGCGCGCGGCGGTCCGCCGGCCAAAACCTACGCGCTCACCGAGGCCGGGCGCGCGGAGCTGACGCGGCGGCGCGCGGGCTATCAGGCGTTTGATCAGGCGCTGCGGAGCCTGTGGTGAGCGGCGTGAACGGGGTGAGCGGCCACCCTCCAGCCGCCGAAGCTTACCTGCGCGCGGCGACCTGGCCGCTGCCCCGCGCCGCGCGGCAGGAAGCCCGCGCCGAACTGCTCGCCTACCTCTGGCAGCTGCGGCTCGACGCCGAGGTGCGCGGCCTGGACCCCGAGGCGGCGTGGCGCTCGGCGCTGGAGGAGGCGGGGCCGGCGTGGCGCTGCGCCCTCGGCCTCGCGCGGGTGCATTCGCTCGGAACGGTGCGCGCGGCGCTGCTCGTGGCCGTGGCCCTGGGCGGCGCCGCCTACGCCGTGCAGCGCCCCGATGGGCCGCCCGCCCTCCCCGTCACCGGAACGGAAGGGCGGCCATGAGGGGCGGCGCCCGGCTGCGGCGGCTGTGGCGCGAGTGGGGCGCACCGCTCGCCTGGGGCCTCTTGATCACGCAGTTCGGCGCCTCGGCGGTGCGGGTGGACGGCGCGAGCATGATGCCCGCACTTCGCAGCGGCGAGTGGCTGGCGCTCCCCAAGGCCGAAGGCTGGGCGCACCGGCTGGGGGCCGGCGGATACGCGCGCGGCGACCTCGTGGTGTTCAAGCCGCCGCGCGACTTCGGGGCAGGTTGGACGAACGACTTCCGGAGCCTGACGCTGCCGTGGCGCTACCGGCCTTACCTGATCAAGCGGGTGGTGGCCGTGGGCGGCGACGTGGTGCAGCTGCGCGCCGGGCGGCTCTACCTCAATGGCCGGGCCGTGGACGAGCCGCGCACACTGAATTACTGGAGCCGCTTTTGCCCTGATACGGCGAGCGCGGTGGCGAACACCGCGCCGCTGAAGGTGCCGGCAGGCCACTACTTCGTGCTGGGCGACAACCGCAGCCCCGGCGGCAGCCTCGACAGCCGCGTCTTCGGGCCGGTGCCCGCCTGGAATGTCGAGACTCGCGCGCTGGCGAGCGTCTGGCCGCTGAGCCGCCGCGCCGAGCTGTCGCCCTCCTGCGACGGCGAGGCGCAGCCTGAGCGCCGGGCACGGCTCGGCGGCCCGCCCGAGTGGAATCCCCGGGTGCTGGACCGGGAGCGCTGAGCGTCTTCTCCTCCTTTTGACGGGTGAGGCGCCCGCCCCTACCCCCTACGCTGAACCCGGTGAGGGCGAAAGCGGCATGATGGAAGCGATGACGCGCGAGGAACTGCGGGCGGTGCGGCGCGAAGGGGTGCTCGGGGACCTCCTCGATCCGCTGACCTGGCGCGCGGGGCTCTACGTGCTGCTCGCGCTGCCGGCGGGGGGACTCGTGATGGCGCTCCTCGTCGGCGGCGGGGCGGCGGGGGTGCTGACGCTGCCCCTGATTATCGGCGCGGCGCTGCTGCTCGGGGTGCTGTGGCTGATCGGGGGGCTCGCCGACGTGCAGCGCGCGCTGGGGCGGGTGCTCGGGCTGCGGTTTCCCCGCGCGGCGCTCGCCCCGGCCTACACCGGGGTGCTGCCGTGGCTGCGGGGCACGCTGGGGGCGGCGGCCACC
The DNA window shown above is from Deinococcus reticulitermitis and carries:
- a CDS encoding C40 family peptidase is translated as MKAARVLATLSALSLTTAGAATYTVKAGDTLFKIATANGLETATLMRLNGLRSTTIEVGQRLNLGAGSTFAKAAPAQAARPAAKTAGGAYVNTAATRYLGIRYALGGTGAGGIDCSGYTMRVFQQLGVRLPRTAAGQWGMGYAVSSRNLQAGDLVFFNTTGRGVSHVGVYLGNGMMANANSYYGRTVVEPLFGNPYWASRYLGARRVIG
- the lepB gene encoding signal peptidase I; protein product: MRGGARLRRLWREWGAPLAWGLLITQFGASAVRVDGASMMPALRSGEWLALPKAEGWAHRLGAGGYARGDLVVFKPPRDFGAGWTNDFRSLTLPWRYRPYLIKRVVAVGGDVVQLRAGRLYLNGRAVDEPRTLNYWSRFCPDTASAVANTAPLKVPAGHYFVLGDNRSPGGSLDSRVFGPVPAWNVETRALASVWPLSRRAELSPSCDGEAQPERRARLGGPPEWNPRVLDRER
- a CDS encoding uracil-DNA glycosylase codes for the protein MTSPSASFPGPERAGGDVAALRELELRNKGCVACRLRAGCARVVVADGDPRASLVIVGEGPGSEEDLDGRPFVGPAGQLLDRILEAAGVRREEAYLTNIVKCRAPHHRSPRVDEVQTCTRLWLEPQLARLRPRVILALGNTAAQFLLGTEQGVTRIRGQWFRSRHVDAEGGTYEALLMPMLHPAYLLRNPARALGGPKSLTWRDIREAAAVLRGEKEPAAVRGLPEAVPGGLFGPGEA
- a CDS encoding PadR family transcriptional regulator, with protein sequence MDPNLFKGNLDLILLSVLEREAGYGQDIAKRVDALTGGEIRLNAGSLYPALHRLERAGFLLAGSVTPARGGPPAKTYALTEAGRAELTRRRAGYQAFDQALRSLW
- a CDS encoding chloride channel protein, with product MRSPFTRTPLPRAVLLRLESGRVVVLSVLLGALVGGLCILLRRLLGWLAPIGPTLAGYAPPGTPGEGGLLIAFGQPSPWLLLTLPLFGAAYAWLVPAEPGGAFGQLVRGYHRREGWPDPREQARTLGGTLLAYLGGLLIGRDSLFTLIGQLGTRLLGRVTRLDAVETRSLMLAGAAAGLGAVLHAPLAAAVLITEVLYRRFEFEFEVLMPCVLASVAAYAVYGVAFGFGPLLDPGVIGLPAPAQLPALGLLTLLVTLAGWLLLHACRLPPKTLTDGRWRPALGAGFGLVTAVIALWGTPAVLGDGSGWTQVGLTGFLGPEAGAQGLWRWVLLALGARLAFGGGVLPSLGIGGLLGVGLAGWLGTDPALSGLIGAVAFLTVTLNVPVGATLLAAAWGGDAALPLALVAAGLAHSLSGEPGIVPGQVRSRAEGARGGSPLPALPDTVRALPRLPAPTPGVPYEVSAEGSGDARELYRRAVPRSWQGARLRLLALPPGVEVVGVVRGGEIRLPRPELRLTDDDELVFLARPDAYAALEGVLRLPGS